One segment of Parvularcula sp. IMCC14364 DNA contains the following:
- a CDS encoding S9 family peptidase — MGNIRSVLIAAIVLATGNAAALPPIEAYGELPFISDVSISPDGEKLAYLANVDGIDLMSVFKLGEGTIMAVNTDNTNARYVRFANDRYAIVGASEATRAYGGRFDYSAAFSVNLEKQDFVQLLRTNDELYPAQSGLGKIVGHVAGEDRVFMPAYMRGGGDPIYSLLKVDLDNGRSRNFVRGRSTTIDWFVDQNGKILAREDYDNRRNEYKLWTRPGRDWELVYETESEFVPFSVVGVKQDKSALIVIGKSRNGYDALYELSFDGNFSPEIFVREDASVERVITDANRIVYGVEYGGMRPSYDFYDADLTQAMQRVQNTFADSAVYFMGWGEEFDTFLIFVTGGGSSGEYYLYDRVNNELKRTLGARPKITQEFVAPADVIEYKARDGLTIPSILTWPLNRTPEERQQMPLIVMPHGGPEAYDSVRFDWMAQYFASRGYLVLQPNFRGSDGFGVDFLLAGRGEWGLKMQDDVTDGVQALIRGGYVDPERVCIIGASYGGYSALAGGAFTPDLYQCVAAIAPVSDLPRMLDDERRDRGRDHWVYSYWQAVIGDRREEREKLDQISPANHAASFMAPVLLIHGRDDTVVPIRQSEIMERALRREDKNVRLVWLRGEDHYLSSSETRLETLKLLDAFVREHLGPAL; from the coding sequence GGCTTATCTCGCCAATGTTGACGGTATTGACCTGATGAGTGTCTTCAAGTTGGGTGAGGGGACTATTATGGCCGTGAATACGGATAATACAAATGCGCGTTATGTTCGCTTTGCAAATGACAGATATGCTATTGTAGGCGCTTCAGAAGCTACTCGTGCATATGGGGGCAGGTTTGATTATTCGGCAGCTTTCTCAGTCAATCTGGAAAAGCAGGATTTTGTTCAGCTGTTGCGGACTAATGACGAGTTATATCCGGCGCAATCCGGTCTTGGAAAAATTGTCGGGCATGTTGCTGGAGAAGACCGTGTTTTTATGCCTGCCTATATGCGTGGCGGCGGTGATCCTATTTATAGCCTTTTGAAAGTTGATCTCGATAACGGGCGATCAAGAAATTTTGTGCGTGGGCGAAGCACGACGATTGACTGGTTTGTTGACCAGAATGGTAAAATCCTCGCACGCGAAGATTATGATAATCGGCGAAACGAGTATAAGCTTTGGACCAGACCGGGGCGTGATTGGGAACTGGTTTATGAAACTGAGTCTGAGTTCGTTCCGTTTTCAGTTGTAGGTGTCAAGCAGGACAAGTCTGCCCTGATCGTGATTGGTAAAAGCCGCAATGGCTATGACGCCCTCTATGAACTCAGCTTTGATGGCAACTTTTCGCCAGAAATTTTTGTCCGTGAAGATGCAAGTGTTGAGCGCGTCATCACTGACGCCAATCGCATTGTTTATGGTGTTGAATACGGCGGCATGCGTCCTTCCTATGATTTCTACGATGCAGATCTCACTCAGGCAATGCAGCGTGTTCAGAATACATTTGCAGACAGCGCTGTTTACTTCATGGGATGGGGAGAGGAGTTCGATACCTTTTTGATTTTCGTGACTGGTGGTGGCAGTTCTGGTGAATATTATCTGTATGATCGCGTAAATAATGAGCTAAAGCGCACCTTGGGCGCGCGACCGAAGATAACGCAGGAATTTGTCGCACCCGCTGATGTGATTGAATATAAAGCGCGTGATGGCCTGACGATCCCGTCCATTTTGACGTGGCCTTTGAATCGTACACCGGAAGAACGGCAACAGATGCCGTTGATCGTCATGCCACATGGCGGGCCCGAAGCTTACGATAGCGTCCGCTTTGACTGGATGGCACAGTATTTTGCCAGTCGCGGTTATCTCGTTCTGCAACCAAATTTTCGCGGTTCTGATGGTTTTGGCGTAGATTTTCTTCTGGCCGGGCGCGGTGAATGGGGCCTTAAAATGCAGGATGATGTTACTGATGGCGTGCAGGCATTGATCCGCGGCGGATATGTTGACCCGGAGAGAGTTTGTATCATTGGCGCAAGCTATGGAGGTTACTCGGCTTTGGCCGGAGGCGCGTTCACGCCCGATCTTTACCAGTGTGTTGCGGCCATAGCGCCTGTCAGTGATTTGCCGCGTATGCTGGATGACGAGCGCCGGGACCGCGGGCGCGATCACTGGGTATATTCCTACTGGCAGGCGGTGATCGGTGATCGTAGAGAGGAGCGCGAAAAGCTGGACCAGATATCACCTGCAAACCATGCCGCCTCCTTTATGGCACCGGTCTTACTTATCCATGGGCGTGATGACACAGTTGTGCCCATACGCCAGAGTGAAATCATGGAACGCGCCCTGCGGCGTGAGGACAAAAACGTCAGGCTAGTTTGGTTGCGCGGTGAGGATCACTATCTGTCCTCCAGCGAAACGCGGTTGGAGACGTTAAAGCTGCTTGATGCCTTTGTGCGTGAGCATCTGGGGCCAGCACTTTAG